A genomic region of Salinibacterium sp. NK8237 contains the following coding sequences:
- a CDS encoding M23 family metallopeptidase: protein MKRTITMLAVGALLVGGTVPAAVFTSQADDDVFLANASPLAEAAGSASDDTANDDVQTFASPATGLPAPIVRDSYDVEQVQQQVVVTAAGLSGTVELFPADGEINDGFGYRGEGEFHGGIDIMAAEGSDIIAASPGTVESVTYGGGWGRHVIIDHGNGIKTLYAHMIEGSEAVVAGQWVAAGTVLGSVGNTGYSTFPHLHFEVYVFDTRVDPMPWLP from the coding sequence TTGAAACGAACAATTACCATGCTCGCCGTAGGGGCGCTCCTCGTTGGCGGCACTGTTCCCGCTGCGGTCTTCACCTCTCAGGCTGACGACGACGTATTCCTCGCGAACGCCTCGCCCCTCGCCGAAGCGGCAGGCTCCGCCTCAGACGACACAGCCAATGATGATGTGCAGACGTTTGCCTCGCCTGCCACCGGTCTTCCCGCTCCAATCGTTCGTGACAGTTATGACGTCGAGCAAGTACAACAGCAAGTAGTGGTCACTGCTGCGGGCCTTTCTGGAACCGTCGAGCTGTTTCCCGCCGACGGTGAGATCAACGATGGTTTCGGATACCGCGGCGAGGGCGAATTCCATGGCGGCATCGACATCATGGCTGCCGAAGGATCCGACATCATTGCGGCATCCCCCGGCACAGTCGAGAGCGTCACCTACGGTGGCGGCTGGGGCCGTCACGTCATCATCGACCACGGCAACGGCATCAAAACTCTCTATGCCCACATGATCGAAGGCTCAGAAGCAGTCGTTGCTGGCCAGTGGGTGGCGGCGGGAACCGTGCTGGGATCAGTCGGCAATACCGGTTATTCCACTTTTCCCCACCTCCACTTCGAGGTCTACGTATTCGACACGCGCGTCGACCCCATGCCGTGGCTGCCCTAA
- a CDS encoding SDR family NAD(P)-dependent oxidoreductase → MATSRTIAITGANSGIGLRAAAQLAAAGHTVLALCRDAERSSIAISAATGNAQNVRIVQTDLSSPTSIRRAADEMKAYGALDALINNAAIFDLSQKTAAFTAEGNELFWATNHLGPFELTARLSPLLAAAPQPRIVFIASKGLITMPWLQIRFDQLNSATGYSPTKAYYQAKLAQVMTATSLAERVPSNVGVSCIRVPAVKLDSARLAAQPALLRALYAPKNAAAATPETLAATYVRAATRSTPQDGVYIDENDHAVPIPRSARDGAARERLWALSEHAAGDVEWAW, encoded by the coding sequence ATGGCCACTTCACGCACGATTGCGATTACGGGCGCCAACTCGGGAATCGGGCTCCGCGCCGCCGCACAGCTTGCCGCGGCCGGTCACACGGTGCTTGCCCTCTGCCGTGATGCAGAACGTTCCAGCATCGCGATCTCGGCAGCTACCGGCAACGCCCAGAACGTGCGAATCGTTCAGACAGACCTCTCCAGTCCCACCTCGATCCGCAGAGCAGCCGACGAAATGAAGGCCTACGGCGCTCTGGATGCCCTCATCAACAACGCGGCGATCTTCGACTTGAGCCAGAAAACAGCCGCATTCACCGCTGAAGGCAACGAGTTGTTTTGGGCAACCAACCACCTCGGACCTTTCGAGCTAACGGCACGACTGAGCCCGCTTCTCGCTGCAGCGCCGCAGCCCCGCATTGTGTTCATCGCGAGCAAAGGTCTCATCACGATGCCTTGGCTCCAGATTCGATTCGACCAACTTAATTCGGCCACCGGGTACAGCCCAACGAAGGCGTACTACCAGGCCAAACTTGCGCAGGTAATGACGGCCACGAGCCTGGCCGAACGCGTGCCATCGAATGTGGGTGTGAGCTGCATCCGTGTACCCGCTGTGAAGCTGGATAGTGCACGTCTTGCAGCGCAGCCCGCTCTGCTGCGCGCGCTTTATGCCCCCAAAAATGCCGCCGCTGCGACTCCCGAAACACTCGCCGCGACCTACGTGCGAGCAGCAACACGCTCTACGCCGCAGGATGGCGTCTACATCGACGAAAATGACCACGCTGTCCCCATTCCGCGGAGCGCTCGCGACGGCGCTGCACGCGAACGCCTGTGGGCTCTGAGCGAGCATGCCGCCGGCGATGTCGAGTGGGCTTGGTAG
- the bcp gene encoding thioredoxin-dependent thiol peroxidase, whose amino-acid sequence MTTESSRLAVGTPAPGFTLSDHDGNSVSLSDFSGKKVILYFYPAAMTPGCTKQACDFRDQLGSLQSEGYVVLGVSRDTPEKLTKFREQEALTFPLLSDPDHAVHEAYGAWGEKNLYGKQVVGVIRSTFVIDEEGAITLPLYAVKATGHVASLRKKLGLD is encoded by the coding sequence ATGACCACTGAATCTTCTCGACTTGCCGTCGGCACCCCCGCACCGGGCTTCACACTGTCCGATCACGACGGAAATTCGGTGTCGTTGAGCGACTTTTCTGGCAAGAAAGTGATTCTTTATTTTTATCCTGCAGCGATGACTCCCGGATGCACGAAGCAGGCCTGTGACTTCCGCGATCAGCTCGGCTCGCTGCAGTCAGAGGGCTATGTCGTGCTGGGTGTTTCTCGCGATACTCCCGAGAAGCTCACGAAGTTTCGCGAGCAAGAAGCACTCACCTTTCCGCTCCTCAGTGACCCCGATCACGCGGTGCACGAAGCGTATGGAGCCTGGGGTGAAAAGAACCTCTACGGCAAGCAGGTCGTTGGCGTCATCCGGTCGACTTTTGTCATTGACGAAGAGGGCGCCATCACGCTCCCCCTCTACGCCGTAAAGGCGACCGGCCACGTAGCATCGCTGCGCAAGAAGCTCGGGCTCGACTAA
- a CDS encoding DUF3087 family protein has protein sequence MVDELVPEEKTARHHPYLIALAVVILLESALLFAALAYLVFELGAETPQSYPSAIALTVLTAIAAVWVAIIGISALRQQPWIRGAAVVWQVLQISVAIGSFQGVFAREDVGWLLLTPAIVVLVLLFTKPVLAATTRREG, from the coding sequence ATGGTAGACGAACTTGTCCCAGAAGAGAAAACGGCACGTCATCATCCGTATTTGATAGCGCTGGCGGTCGTGATCTTGCTCGAGAGCGCCCTGCTCTTTGCTGCTCTGGCGTACCTCGTTTTTGAACTCGGCGCAGAGACCCCACAGTCGTACCCGAGTGCGATTGCGCTCACGGTTTTGACCGCAATCGCGGCAGTATGGGTCGCAATTATTGGTATCAGTGCGCTGCGGCAACAACCGTGGATTCGCGGCGCCGCTGTCGTCTGGCAGGTGTTGCAGATCTCAGTGGCGATCGGCAGTTTCCAAGGGGTGTTTGCTCGCGAAGATGTTGGATGGTTGCTGCTCACCCCGGCAATCGTGGTGTTGGTGCTCCTCTTTACGAAGCCGGTGCTAGCGGCAACCACCCGCCGAGAGGGTTAG